Below is a genomic region from Salvelinus fontinalis isolate EN_2023a chromosome 38, ASM2944872v1, whole genome shotgun sequence.
aacaggttgataatgttgtgtttagttatagcaggttgataatgttgtgtttagttgtagcaggttgataatgttgtgttgtagcaggttgataatgttgtgtttagttgtagcaggttgataatgttgtgttgtagcaggttgataatgttgtgtttagttgtagcaggttgataatgttgtgttgtagcaggttgataatgttgtgtttagttgtagcaggttgataatgttgtgttgtagcaggttggtaatgttgtgtttagttgtagcaggttgataatgttgtgttgtaacaggttgataatgttgtgtttagttgtaacaggttggtaatgttgtgtttagttgtagcaggttgataatgttgtgtttagttgtagcaggttgataatgttgtgtttagttgtagcaggttgataatgttgtgtttagttgtagcaggttggtaatgttgtgtttagttgtagcaggttgataatgttgtgtttagttgtagcaggttggtaatgttgtgtttagttgtagcaggttgataatgttgtgtttagttgtagcaggttgataatgttgtgtttagttgtagcaggttggtaatgttgtgtttagttgtagcaggttgataatgttgtgtttagttgtagcaggttgataatgttgtgttgtagcaggttgataatgttgtgttgtagcaggttggtaatgttgtgtttagttgtagcaggtggataatgttgtgttgtaacaggttggtaatgttgtgtttagttgtagcaggttgataatgttgtgtgtagttgtagcaggttgatactgttgtgtttagttgtaacaggttgataatgttgtgttgtagcaggttgataatgttgtgtttagttgtaacaggttgataatgttgtgtttagttgtagcaggttggtaatgttgtgtttagttgtagctggttgataatgttgtgttgtagcaggttgataatgttgtgtttagttgtaacaggttggtaatgttgtgtttagttgtagcaggtggataatgttgtgtttagttgtaacaggtggataatgttgtgtttagttgtagcaggttgataatgttgtgtttagttgtagcaggttggtaatgttgtgttgtagcaggttgataatgttgtgtttagttgtagcaggtggataatgttgtgtttagttgtagcaggttggtaatgttgtgtttagttgtagcaggttgataatgttgtgtttagttgtagcaggttggtaatgttgtgtttagttgtagcaggtggataatgttgtgttgtaacaggttggtaatgttgtgttcatttgtaacaggttgataatgttgtgtttagttgtagcaggtggataatgttgtgtttagttgtagcaggtggataatgttgtgttgtagcaggttggtaatgttgtgttcagttgtaacaggttgataatgttgtgtttagttgtagcaggttggtaatgttgtgtttagttgtagcaggttgataatgttgtgtttagttgtaacaggttggtaatgttgtgtttagttgtaacaggttgataatgttgtgtttagttgtagcaggttggtaatgttgtgtttagttgtaacaggttgataatgttgtgttgtagcaggttggtaatgttgtgtttagttgtagcaggttgataatgttgtgtttagttgtagcaggtggataatgttgtgtttagttgtagcaggtggataatgttgtgtttagttgtaacaggttgataatgttgtgtttagttgtaacaggttggtaatgttgtgttgtaacaggttggtaatgttgtgtttagttgtagcaggttgataatgttgtgtttagttgtagcaggtggataatgttgtgtttagttgtagcaggtggataatgttgtgtttaattgtaacaggttgataatgttgtgtttagttgtaacaggttgataatgttgtgttgtagcaggtgggtaatgttgtgtttagttgtagcaggtggataatgttgtgtttagttgtaacaggttgataatgttgtgtttagttgtagcaggttgataatgttgtgtttagttgtaacaggttggtaatgttgtgtttagttgtagcaggttggtaatgttgtgtttagttgtagcaggttggtaatggtgtgtttagttgtagcaggttgataatgttgtgtatagttgtaacaggttgataatgttgtgtttagttgtagcaggttggtaatgttgtgtttagttgtagcaggttgataatgttgtgttgtaacaggttggtaatgttgtgtttagttgtagcaggttggtaatgttgtgtttagttgtagcaggtggataatgttgtgtttagttgtccATCCTGGGAGTGTCGGTCCATAGAGAGATTGGCCACACCTCTTTACAGGGGGGAGGAGTCTCAGACAGCGTAgtccctcctccatctcacctcagCTCCTCCCCTTTCCTGGCCTTGGCAGGTATTGTGCTTTCTGATTGGCCCTGCTGGCTGGTCACGCCCCCGGTCCAGGTCCCGAGTGGGTTATTGCTGTGCGGGTGGTGAAAAAAGCCAGGGTAGTGCTGACCAATCACCTCGCAATATGCCGGAGGCGGGCGTTCCATGCGTCCGTGGCTGCTGCTATTGGCTACGCTGATACCAGAGTTGCTGCTGGGTGGTCTTGGCCCTCCTCCCCCCCCTCCACTGTGCATCACATCACTGTGGAAGATGGTTCTGTTGGGGGGGGCCCTGACCGACTCTCTGTTCAACTCCAGCTGTTGCTCTGGGTCCCTCAGCTGTAAGGTACAGGGGCCCTGGTAGGGCGGGGGCTCCTCTCCGTCAGACAGGGAGATGCTGGGGGGAAGGTGGATGTCGTGGGTCAGGTAGGGGTAGGTGGGCTGGAAGCGACTGAAACGCTCCCGGTACATAAAGGAGGGGGCTGTGAACCTCTCTCTGGCCTGGGGCACATACAGCacctagacacagagacagaggattagatagatacaccacctagacacacagacagacagatagaggattAGACAGATACAGCAcctagacacacagagacagacagatagagggttAGATAGATACAGCacctagacacagagacagacagagcacctagacacacagacagacagatagaggattAGATAGATACAGCacctagacacagagacagacagagcacctagacacacagacagacagatagaggattAGATAGATACAGCacctagacacagagacagatagatagatacagcacctagacacagagacagatagatagatacagcacctagacacagagagagacagacagatagaggattAGATAGATAGAGCacctagacacagagacagatagaggattAGACAGATACAGCacctagacacagagacagatagatagatacagcacctagacacagagacagatagatagatataccacctagacacacagacagatagatagatacaccacctagacacagagacagacagatagaggattAGATAGATACAGCacctagacacagagacagatagaggattAGACAGATACAGCAcctagacacacagacagacagatagacagacagacagacagacagaggattagATAGGTACACcacctagacacagagagagacagacagatagatacaccacctagacacagagagagacagacagatagatacaccacctagacacacacacacacacacacacacacacacacacacacacacacacacacacacacacacacacacacacacacacacaccctgggttATTACCTCGGCGGCACCTTGTCGAGAGACGCTGTCCGACGGCCAGAGACACACTTCCTGATAACGGAAAGAGACAGGATGAACATTTAACCTGTGGAGGAAACCATTAACTTAATGGCCATCGAATATCGGTCTGCTTGACTCAGGAAGACATGTTAGAACAGCTCCAATCTgctgtacaggggcagctgtctagacaggtgtctggtgtacaggggcatctgtctagacaggtgtctggtgtacaggggcagctgtctagacaggtgtctggtgtacaggggcagctgtctagacaggtgtctggtgtacaggggcagctgtctagacaggtgtctggtgtacaggggcatctgtctagacaggtgtctggtgtacaggggcagctgtctagacaggtgtctggtgtacaggggcagctgtctagacaggtgtctggtgtacaggggcagctgtctagacaggtgtctggtgtacaggggcagctgtctagacaggtgtctggtgtacaggggcagctgtctagacaggtgtctggtgtacaggagcagctgtctagacaggtgtctggtgaacagggacaggtgtctggtgtacaggggcagctgtctagacaggtgtctggtgtacaggggcagctgtctagacaggtgtctggtgtacaggggcagctgtctagacaggtgtctggtgtacaggggcagctgtctagacaggtgtctggtgtacaggggcagctgtctagacaggtgtctggtgtacaggggcagctgtctagacaggtgtctggtgtacagggcagctgtctagacaggtgtctggtgtacaggggcagctgtctagacaggtgtctggtgtacaggggcagctgtctagacaggtgtctggtgaacaggtgcagctgtctagacaggtgtctggtgaacagtggcagctgtctagacaggtgtccggtgtacaggggcagctgtctagacaggtgtctggtgtacaggggcagctgtctagacaggtgtctggtgtacaggggcagctgtctagacaggtgtctggtgtacaggggcagctgtctagacaggtgtctggtgtacaggggcagctgtctagacaggtgtctggtgtacaggggcagctgtctagacaggtgtctggtgtacaggggcagctgtctagacaggtgtctggtgtacaggggcagctgtctagacaggtgtctggtgtacaggggcagctgtctagacaggtgtctggtgtacaggggcagctgtctagacaggtgtctggtgtacaggggcagctgtctagacaggtgtctggtgtacaggggcagctgtctagacaggtgtctggtgtacaggggcagctgtctagacaggtgtctggtgtacaggggcagctgtctagacaggtgtctggtgtacaggggcagctgtctagacaggtgtctggtgtacaggggcagctgtctagacaggtgtctggtgtacaggggcagctgtctagacaggtgtctggtgtacaggggcagctgtctagacaggtgtctggtgtacaggggcagctgtctagacaggtgtctggtgtacaggggcagctgtctagacaggtgtctggtgaacaggggcagctgtctagacaggtgtctggtgtacaggggcagctgtctagacaagtgtctggtgtacaggggcagctgtctagacaggtgtctggtgaacagggacagctgtctagacaggtgtctggtgtacaggggcagctgtctagacaggtgtctggtgtacaggggcagctgtctagacaggtgtctggtgtacaggggcagctgtctagacaggtgtctggtgtacaggggcagctgtctagacaggtgtctggtgtacaggggcagctgtctagacaggtgtctggtgtacaggggcagctgtctagacaggtgtctggtgtacaggggcagctgtctagacaggtgtctggtgtacaggagcagctgtctagacaggtgtctggtgaacagggacaggtgtctggtgtacaggggcagctgtctagacaggtgtctggtgtacaggggcagctgtctagacaggtgtctggtgtacaggggcagctgtctagacaggtgtctggtgtacaggggcagctgtctagacaggtgtctggtgtacaggggcagctgtctagacaggtgtctggtgtacaggggcagctgtctagacaggtgtctggtgtacaggggcagctgtctagacaggtgtctggtgtacaggggcagctgtctagacaggtgtctggtgaacagggacagctgtctagacaggtgtctggtgtacaggggcagctgtctagacaggtgtctggtgtacaggggcagctgtctagacaggtgtctggtgtacaggggcagctgtctagacaggtgtctggtgtacaggggcatctgtctagacaggtgtctggtgtacaggggcagctgtctagacaggtgtctggtgtacaggggcagctgtctagacaggtgtctggtgtacaggggcagctgtctagacaggtgtctggtgaacaggggcagctgtctagacaggtgtctggtgtacaggggcagctgtctagacaggtgtctggtgtacaggggcatctgtctagacaggtgtctggtgtacaggggcagctgtctagacaggtgtctggtgtacaggggcagctgtctagacaggtgtctggtgtacaggggcagctgtctagacaggtgtctggtgtacaggggcagctgtctagacaggtgtctggtgtacaggggcagctgtctagacaggtgtctggtgtacaggggcagctgtctagacaggtgtctggtgaacaggggcagctgtctagacaggtgtctggtgtacaggggcagctgtctagacaagtgtctggtgtacaggggcagctgtctagacagatgtctggtgaacagggacagctgtctagacaggtgtctggtgtacaggggcagctgtctagacaggtgtctggtgtacaggggcagctgtctagacaggtgtctggtgtacaggggcagctgtctagacaggtgtctggtgtacaggggcagctgtctagacaggtgtctggtgtacaggggcagctgtctagacaggtgtctggtgtacaggggcagctgtctagacaggtgtctggtgtacaggggcagctgtctagacaggtgtctggtgtacaggagcagctgtctagacaggtgtctggtgaacagggacaggtgtctggtgtacaggggcagctgtctagacaggtgtctggtgtacaggggcagctgtctagacaggtgtctggtgtacaggggcagctgtctagacaggtgtctggtgtacaggggcagctgtctagacaggtgtctggtgtacaggggcagctgtctagacaggtgtctggtgtacaggggcagctgtctagacaggtgtctggtgtacaggggcagctgtctagacaggtgtctggtgtacaggggcagctgtctagacaggtgtctggtgtacaggggcagctgtctagacaggtgtttggtgtacaggggcagctgtctagacaggtgtctggtgaacaggggcagctgtctagacaggtgtctggtgaacaggggcagctgtctagacaggtgtctggtgaacaggggcagctgtctagacaggtgtccggtgtacaggggcagctgtctagacaggtgtctggtgaacaggggcagctgtctagacaggtgtctggtgtacaggggcagctgtccagactggtgtctggtgtacaggggcagctgtccagacaggtgtctggtgaacaggggcagctgtctagacaggtgtctggtgtacaggggcagctgtctagacaggtgtccggtgtacaggggcagctgtctagacaggtgtctggtgaacaggggcagctgtctagacaggtgtctggtcaacaggggcagctgtctagacaagtgtctggtgtacaggttcagctgtctagacaggtgtctggtgtacaggggcagctgtctagacaggtgtttggtgtacaggggcagctgtctagacaggtgtctggtgtacaggggcagctgtctagacaggtgtctggtgaacaggggcagctgtctagacaggtgtctggtgtacaggggcagctgtctagacaggtgtctggtgtacaggggcagctgtctagacaggtgtctggtgtacaggggcagctgtccagacaggtgtctggtgaacaggggcagctgtctagacaggtgtctggtgtacaggggcagctgtctagacaggtgtctggtgaacaggggcagctgtttagacaggtgtctggtgtacaggtgcgcgcacacacacacacacacacacacacacacacacacacacacacacacacacacacacacacacacacacacacacacacacacacacacacacacacacacacacacacacacacacacacacacacacacacacacacacacacacacacacagagaaatcacAGGAGGGtgatggcaccttaattggggaggacaggctggttgtaatgactggagcggaacgGGTGGAATGGAATCAGGCACGTCAAACACactgtttccatggtttccaggggTTTGGTGCCGTTCGCTCCGTTCCGGACATTATtaagagccgtcctcccctcagcagcccccacTGACACACTGTCCTGACCTGCTGTAGGTGTTGCGCTTGCCTCCGGGCCCGGCTCTGTCTGGTTGTCAAGGAGCAGGCAGACAGTTTGTAGTGGTTCAACAGACAGCCAATCACCAGCAGCGTTACCGTCATCAGGACCAGGATGATGAGGATCTGAGCAGACTGGAGGACCGCTGGaggacacagaggagagacacggagagagagagacaacaggttTGAGGATCTGAGCAGACTGGAGGACCGCTGgag
It encodes:
- the LOC129837355 gene encoding low-density lipoprotein receptor class A domain-containing protein 4-like, coding for MQNITVPGSPNNNSDVICSCNCTGPQPEGMEISVLQSAQILIILVLMTVTLLVIGCLLNHYKLSACSLTTRQSRARRQAQHLQQEVCLWPSDSVSRQGAAEVLYVPQARERFTAPSFMYRERFSRFQPTYPYLTHDIHLPPSISLSDGEEPPPYQGPCTLQLRDPEQQLELNRESVRAPPNRTIFHSDVMHSGGGGGGPRPPSSNSGISVANSSSHGRMERPPPAYCEVIGQHYPGFFHHPHSNNPLGTWTGGVTSQQGQSESTIPAKARKGEELR